A portion of the Lolium rigidum isolate FL_2022 chromosome 1, APGP_CSIRO_Lrig_0.1, whole genome shotgun sequence genome contains these proteins:
- the LOC124666539 gene encoding GDSL esterase/lipase At5g45910-like — protein sequence MTLLGFYLLSTLFMGFLATQPIMAMASGGGGASSMAALKKYNAMFTFGDSMEETGNICATSSNKTELDVLTCTHPPYGQTYFGRPSCRWCDGRVVVDFIAQALGLPLLPPSKAKDKDFRRGVSMAITGGTAMNFSFYKSLGIEDPVWNHGSLDTQIQWFKELMPSICGTEQCCKGFLGKSLFMFGGYGGNDYNVQLLEVGLTPQQAMKHTPKIVNAIANGVEKLIALGAVHIVVPGIFPTGCLPIFLSLFGDAASKADFDQTGCLKPYNRLTDYHNTLLRTQVEALQRKHYNSTRLMYADYSGLMYRVVQEPEKFGFSSPLEACCGAGGGKYNFDVTARCGMEGATVACDDPSARLSWDGIHPTEELNKLIAGALLKGPYCTPPILG from the exons ATGACACTCCTAGGCTTCTACTTACTTTCGACGTTGTTCATGGGCTTCTTGGCCACCCAACCGATCATGGCGATGGCCagtggtggcggtggcgcgtcCTCAATGGCAGCACTGAAGAAATACAATGCCATGTTCACCTTCGGCGACTCAATGGAAGAGACCGGCAACATATGCGCAACCAGCAGCAACAAGACGGAGCTCGACGTACTCACCTGCACCCACCCTCCGTACGGCCAGACTTACTTCGGAAGGCCGTCTTGCCGGTGGTGCGACGGCCGCGTTGTCGTTGACTTCATCG CACAAGCACTTGGGCTGCCATTACTCCCACCATCAAAAGCAAAAGATAAAGATTTCCGGCGCGGCGTGAGCATGGCCATAACCGGCGGCACGGCCATGAACTTCTCCTTCTACAAATCTCTGGGCATCGAAGATCCGGTGTGGAACCATGGATCACTAGACACGCAGATCCAGTGGTTTAAAGAGTTGATGCCCTCTATTTGCGGGACAGAACAAT GTTGCAAAGGATTCCTGGGGAAATCGCTGTTTATGTTCGGTGGATACGGAGGAAACGACTACAACGTCCAGCTGCTTGAAGTTGGCCTGACACCACAGCAGGCAatgaagcacaccccaaagattgTCAACGCCATCGCTAACGGCGTCGAG AAACTGATCGCGCTGGGCGCCGTCCACATCGTCGTTCCGGGCATCTTCCCCACGGGCTGCCTCCCGATCTTCCTGTCCCTCTTCGGCGACGCTGCCAGCAAAGCCGACTTCGACCAGACCGGCTGCCTCAAGCCCTACAACCGCCTGACCGACTACCACAACACGCTGCTCCGGACACAGGTCGAAGCCCTTCAACGGAAGCACTACAACTCGACGAGGCTCATGTACGCCGACTACTCTGGGCTCATGTACCGGGTCGTTCAGGAGCCTGAGAAGTTTG GGTTTAGCTCTCCCCTGGAGGCGTGCTGCGGCGCGGGAGGGGGGAAGTACAACTTCGACGTCACCGCGAGGTGCGGCATGGAAGGGGCGACCGTCGCCTGCGACGATCCATCGGCGCGGCTGAGCTGGGATGGCATCCACCCGACGGAGGAGCTTAACAAGCTGATCGCCGGCGCACTGCTCAAGGGCCCCTACTGCACCCCTCCAATCCTCGGCTGA
- the LOC124703390 gene encoding transcription elongation factor 1 homolog, producing the protein MGKRKSTRAKSAPKKKVEKLETLFCCPFCNHAGSVECTIDLKNCIAEATCFVCKESYSTKAHALTEPIDVYGEWIDECEKANEGVEQAPRDSYYDDDGEYA; encoded by the coding sequence ATGGGGAAGCGGAAGTCGACGCGCGCGAAGTCGGCccccaagaagaaggtggagaagcTGGAAACGCTCTTCTGCTGCCCGTTCTGCAAccacgccggcagcgtcgagtgcACCATCGACCTCAAGAACTGCATCGCCGAGGCCACCTGCTTCGTGTGCAAGGAGAGCTACTCCACCAAGGCGCACGCCCTCACCGAGCCCATCGACGTCTACGGCGAGTGGATCGACGAGTGCGAGAAGGCCAACGAAGGCGTCGAGCAAGCTCCCCGGGACTCGTACTACGACGATGACGGCGAGTACGCGTGA
- the LOC124703399 gene encoding protein MOS2-like: MEKRMKLSFSIPSKARPSTNPVPGGGFRPNDSVGDSTPAPLFITVFETSQTLTPDVKPAVLPCLSSSGRLLHPRSGEPTNASIGAGSTNAVLDTSKAPDKTSSSHTSYGLITRNTAPDVKPAVIPPLPNSGRLLNPRSGEPTDASTGAGNINSVLDTSKPPDNPSSSHTSYGLIVRNKAAAVSADTAGEPVTCPVAADGPCAASGDLTLRRYKEDMAVLPDQPGTEEYEEVPVEGFGAALLAGYGWKEGDAIGRNCAKKEAKVVQYDRRTGPQGLGFDPSKKRDVERRDQMQKVPNARASRQSSTVCGSTNNFRVPCLHSHIRVRVISKNLSKRLYMMNGRVLDVTGPTTCDIVMDDGAEVVQGVEQDMLETVLPLVNGHALVLCGEHKGVYGRLVQKNFEERIGVLEDADTRDMIPVGLDKIAEYVGDPELIGY; encoded by the coding sequence ATGGAGAAGAGGATGAAGCTGTCCTTCTCCATCCCCTCAAAGGCCAGGCCGTCCACCAACCCCGTGCCCGGCGGCGGCTTCCGTCCCAACGACAGCGTGGGTGACTCGACCCCAGCCCCTCTGTTCATCACCGTGTTCGAAACCTCGCAAACCCTAACCCCTGACGTGAAGCCTGCCGTCCTCCCGTGCCTATCCAGCTCCGGCCGCTTACTCCACCCCCGATCCGGCGAGCCCACAAACGCCTCCATCGGCGCTGGCAGCACCAACGCCGTTCTCGACACCTCGAAGGCGCCCGACAAAACCTCCTCCTCCCACACATCTTATGGCCTCATCACACGCAATACCGCCCCTGATGTGAAGCCTGCCGTCATCCCGCCCCTCCCCAACTCCGGCCGCTTACTCAACCCcagatccggcgagcccacggacGCCTCCACTGGCGCTGGCAACATTAACTCGGTCCTCGATACCTCGAAGCCGCCCGACAATCCCTCTTCCTCCCACACATCCTATGGTCTCATTGTCCGCAACAAAGCTGCCGCAGTGTCGGCTGATACTGCCGGCGAACCAGTGACTTGTCCAGTTGCTGCCGATGGCCCCTGCGCCGCCAGCGGGGACCTTACGCTGCGGCGGTACAAAGAGGACATGGCCGTCCTCCCCGATCAACCTGGTACAGAGGAGTATGAGGAGGTGCCGGTGGAAGGATTTGGTGCTGCCCTTCTTGCTGGCTACGGCTGGAAGGAAGGCGATGCAATCGGAAGGAACTGTGCCAAGAAGGAGGCAAAGGTTGTCCAGTATGATCGCCGCACCGGCCCGCAAGGTTTAGGATTCGATCCCTCTAAGAAGAGAGACGTGGAGAGGCGAGATCAAATGCAGAAGGTTCCCAACGCTCGAGCTAGCCGACAATCCAGTACCGTCTGTGGGAGTACTAATAACTTCAGAGTGCCATGTTTACATAGCCATATCAGAGTCAGGGTGATCAGCAAGAACCTGAGCAAAAGGCTATACATGATGAATGGGAGAGTTCTCGATGTGACGGGGCCGACGACGTGTGACATTGTCATGGACGATGGGGCAGAGGTGGTGCAGGGCGTGGAGCAGGATATGCTTGAAACAGTGCTGCCGCTGGTGAACGGGCACGCGCTCGTGCTTTGCGGCGAGCACAAGGGTGTGTACGGCCGCCTAGTTCAGAAGAATTTCGAGGAGCGCATCGGAGTTTTGGAGGATGCTGATACGAGAGACATGATACCCGTTGGGTTGGACAAGATTGCAGAGTACGTTGGGGATCCAGAGTTGATTGGTTACTGA